Proteins co-encoded in one Erinaceus europaeus chromosome 2, mEriEur2.1, whole genome shotgun sequence genomic window:
- the WNT8A gene encoding protein Wnt-8a isoform X1 — protein sequence MRSATRETSFIHAISSAGVMYTITKNCSMGDFESCGCDESKNGKTGGHGWIWGGCSDNVEFGERISKLFVDSLEKGKDARALMNLHNNRAGRLAVRATMKRTCKCHGISGSCSIQTCWLQLADFREMGDYLKAKYDRALKIEMDKRRLRTGNRAKGRWAPTEAFLPSAEAELIFLEESPDYCTRNSSLGIYGTDGRECQQNSRNASRWERRSCGRLCTECGLQVKERRTETISSCNCKFQWCCTVKCDQCRHVTMSNHVQTMLLRIREDERKKFLSRFLKIQPSPTLCSSRKTNFNFTQ from the exons ATGAGAAGTG CTACCAGGGAGACATCGTTCATTCATGCTATCAGCTCTGCTGGCGTTATGTATACCATTACCAAGAACTGTAGCATGGGCGACTTTGAAAGCTGCGGCTGTGATGaatcaaaaaatggaaaaacag GAGGTCATGGCTGGATCTGGGGAGGCTGCAGCGACAATGTAGAATTTGGGGAGAGGATCTCCAAACTCTTTGTGGACAGCCTGGAGAAGGGAAAAGATGCCAGAGCCCTGATGAATCTTCACAACAACAGGGCAGGCAGGCTG GCAGTACGAGCCACCATGAAAAGGACCTGCAAATGTCATGGCATCTCGGGGAGCTGCAGTATCCAGACATGTTGGTTGCAGCTGGCTGACTTCCGAGAGATGGGAGACTACCTAAAGGCCAAGTATGATCGGGCGCTAAAAATTGAGATGGATAAGCGGCGGTTAAGGACCGGCAACAGGGCCAAAGGTCGATGGGCACCCACTGAGGCCTTCCTTCCTAGTGCAGAGGCAGAGCTGATCTTTTTAGAGGAATCTCCAGATTACTGTACCCGAAATTCCAGCCTGGGCATCTATGGCACAGATGGTCGGGAGTGTCAGCAGAACAGCCGTAACGCATCCAGGTGGGAGCGACGTAGCTGCGGGCGCCTGTGCACAGAGTGTGGCCTGCAGGTGAAAGAAAGGAGAACTGAAACAATCAGCAGCTGCAACTGCAAATTCCAGTGGTGCTGCACTGTCAAGTGTGACCAGTGTAGGCATGTG ACCATGTCCAATCATGTTCAGACCATGCTGCTGAGAATcagagaggatgaaagaaaaaaatttctgtcCAGATTTCTGAAGATACAGCCATCCCCCACCCTATGTAGCTCCAGAAAGACCAACTTCAACTTCACACAGTAA
- the WNT8A gene encoding protein Wnt-8a isoform X2, which translates to MGTLFMLWMTMAIGCATFSTSAWSVNNFLLTGPKAYLTYTTSVALGAQSGIEECKFQFAWERWNCPENALQLSTHKRMRSATRETSFIHAISSAGVMYTITKNCSMGDFESCGCDESKNGKTGGHGWIWGGCSDNVEFGERISKLFVDSLEKGKDARALMNLHNNRAGRLAVRATMKRTCKCHGISGSCSIQTCWLQLADFREMGDYLKAKYDRALKIEMDKRRLRTGNRAKGRWAPTEAFLPSAEAELIFLEESPDYCTRNSSLGIYGTDGRECQQNSRNASRWERRSCGRLCTECGLQVKERRTETISSCNCKFQWCCTVKCDQCRHVVNKYYCTSSPDRAWSPGKSST; encoded by the exons ATGGGGACCCTGTTTATGCTCTGGATGACTATGGCCATAGGCTGTGCCACCTTCAGCACCTCTGCCTG gtCAGTGAACAATTTCCTATTAACAGGTCCCAAG GCCTATCTAACCTACACAACCAGTGTGGCCCTGGGTGCCCAGAGTGGCATCGAGGAGTGTAAGTTCCAGTTTGCTTGGGAACGTTGGAACTGCCCTGAAAATGCTCTCCAGCTTTCCACTCACAAAAGGATGAGAAGTG CTACCAGGGAGACATCGTTCATTCATGCTATCAGCTCTGCTGGCGTTATGTATACCATTACCAAGAACTGTAGCATGGGCGACTTTGAAAGCTGCGGCTGTGATGaatcaaaaaatggaaaaacag GAGGTCATGGCTGGATCTGGGGAGGCTGCAGCGACAATGTAGAATTTGGGGAGAGGATCTCCAAACTCTTTGTGGACAGCCTGGAGAAGGGAAAAGATGCCAGAGCCCTGATGAATCTTCACAACAACAGGGCAGGCAGGCTG GCAGTACGAGCCACCATGAAAAGGACCTGCAAATGTCATGGCATCTCGGGGAGCTGCAGTATCCAGACATGTTGGTTGCAGCTGGCTGACTTCCGAGAGATGGGAGACTACCTAAAGGCCAAGTATGATCGGGCGCTAAAAATTGAGATGGATAAGCGGCGGTTAAGGACCGGCAACAGGGCCAAAGGTCGATGGGCACCCACTGAGGCCTTCCTTCCTAGTGCAGAGGCAGAGCTGATCTTTTTAGAGGAATCTCCAGATTACTGTACCCGAAATTCCAGCCTGGGCATCTATGGCACAGATGGTCGGGAGTGTCAGCAGAACAGCCGTAACGCATCCAGGTGGGAGCGACGTAGCTGCGGGCGCCTGTGCACAGAGTGTGGCCTGCAGGTGAAAGAAAGGAGAACTGAAACAATCAGCAGCTGCAACTGCAAATTCCAGTGGTGCTGCACTGTCAAGTGTGACCAGTGTAGGCATGTGGTGAACAAATACTACTGTACAAGCTCCCCAGACAGAGCTTGGTCCCCAGGCAAGAGCAGCACCTGA